The segment CATTCCTGCCTGGTGATCCAGGTTAATGTAATTGTACTGGATCTGACAGAAATCCCACTGTTCCGTATAATTAAGTATCTCCTCAAACACATCCAGCGAATCATGGAAAGAAAAGCCAAGGAAACGGATCTTTCCCGCTTTCTTTGCCTCCAGCATACGCTCCACCAGATGAAATTTTTTTACCTTCTCTTCAAAGCGGCTGCGGTTCAGAGCATGGAGAAGGTAGAAGTCGATGTGATCGGTTTTCAGTTTTTCAATCTGCTCGTCCAGAATCCTCTCAAAATCCCCCTCCTTTTCCAAAAGCCACACCGGGCTCTTGTCTGCCAGCCATACCTTTTCCCTGTAGCCGTCCTGAAGGGCCATACCCACAACCGTTTCGCTGACCCCCTCGTGATACCTGTAAGCAGTGTCCACGTAATTGATCCCCCCGTCAATTCCGGCGCGGATCATCTTTATAGCTTCGGCCTCGTCTACCTTTCCTTCCCTTACCGGAAGCCGCATTGCGCCGAAGCCTAGGGCTGACACCTCTGCCCCCGTTTTGCCGATTTTTCTGTACTTCATCACTGTTTCCCCTCCCCTGTCATATATTCGTGTTCTCTCTTTATTTCTTTAAAAAGGCTGACAGAATCCCAGTTTTTATTTGTTTCTGTGAGAACTGCCTTATAGTTGATTCTGCCTGCGCCTTTCTTTCTGAGCGCCAGTATCAGAGTGTCGATCCTGGCTGAGGTAAAGCCTGCCATGAGGAGCATCTCATCCTCAAACTCCTCTCCCTCGTAGACCATCCCGTTGTCCTCTATATCCTTTAACCCGGCCAGAAAGCCAACTGGCTTCAGGTAATCCTCCTTCGCCACTGCCTTCAGACGGAAGCCTAACGGCATCAGCGCCTGCCTGATTTTCATCAGACGCTCCGCATCCTTAAAATTATATAACAGCACTGTCTCCCTCATAGATTGTTCCTTTCTCTCCTGACTCTCCTGATTTTTGCTCTGCTCTTTTCACACTGCTTTACTTGTTCTCTCACGAAAGACCAGGCAAACTTTATCTCTATTATAAGAAAAACGGCAAAAAAATACAACTGCTACCGCAGAAGCTCTTCCTCTCCGGCAAAAAAAAGCAGCCCTGGAACTTTTTCAAATCCAAGGCTGCTACCGCTCATTTCCTTCTTTCGTCCTCATGCTGTTTTTAAAAAACCTCCGAATAAGTTTTGGAATTTCACTTCCGCTTCTTTCTCATCTGCTCCATCAAAGCAAAGAATCAAAATTCTTCTGACCGGCTGAATCCCCCTCAGGAGTTCGTCATAGTTTTTCACATTGAAGTGTTCCGGTCCTGCAGCTATGTAGATATTGCAGCCAAATAGATTGGCGGCCTGCATCAGAGCCGAGATGGGAAGGGGCTGTGTTCTTCCGTTCATGGAAATACTGTACCGTCTTTCCAGCATACGCATACCTCCTCTCTCTATAAGCGAAACATGCTGTTACTCTAGCTTTACTACAGCACATTTTAAAATTCTGTCAATATATACTAATAGCAAAATTTTCATTCTTTATAATTTTTTAATAATTTAAGCCAGAATTTTCTCACTTTTTCTCTCTCCACACGCCCCTTTTTCATTATCTATGGTATGATGATTTATGAAAGAAATGAGATATTTTTATGCCTGTTGCTGCAGATTTCCCAGCCTCCTAAGGCTCGAAAAAATTTAAAACAGTTTCCAGTTTCTGTCATGTTTTCCCCCGCTTCCTAATATCCTTATATAGCTGCATAACTTAAAATTTATGATAACGCGGAGGTTTGCATATGAGCTCTTATCTTTCCATGACAGGGGTTGTCTCCCAGATTCAGCCCTCTGCAGTATCCGGTTCAGGAACCGAGGCGCAGACAGAACAGGACTGCCGCCTGAGCCTGACTCTCCAGACCTATTACCAGGGAACAGTCCTTTTCACTTTTACCGGAGATACCTATGTGCTGGACAATGAGACGATCCGGCCCGGCGATCAGCTCACTGTTTTCTATGACAGGGACGCGCCGGTCCTCCTCATCTATCCGCCTACCTACCAGGCCGTTCTTCTGGCCAAATCCTCCGGCCGTCAGTTTTATCTCGGCCAGTTTAATGACAATTTCGTAAGCACAGATAACGCACTCCAGCTCACAGTCGATCCGAATACTCCGGTACTTCTTCCTAATGGTCAGGTATTTTCCGGGAATATCTCCGGAAAAACAGTGCTGGCTGAATACCAGGCATCCACCAGAAGTATTCCGGCCCAGACCACCCCTGATCGCCTGATTGTATTCTGCTGACCGGGCGGCAGCAGGCCCTGCCGGTATATACCGGCAGGGCCTGCTGTTTGGCTATTTCTTCGCTATCTCCTCATACCCTTCTGTAGACGGAAGTTCAAACTCTGCCGGCTGTCCGGGATGATTGATTGTAATGTCCATATCCATGTGCATGTCCATTGCCGTATCGTCTGAAATTATGGTCATGTCAATCACCGCCCTCTCTGCGGTAAGGGCTCCGGCTGAGTTCAGGGAAATCTCTCCCTCATAGCGCTTCAAGCTCACTGTCATGCCGCTTCCTGCATTCATATTTCCCATAATTCCTTCTGTCAGGCCGTTGACCATATCCAGATCTCCGGTAAAACGGTATGTGACTGAGCCGTCCTCGTGGCGCTCCTCGGTGATATCTCTGAGATAATCCATATTATCTGCAGTCAAAGAGCCTGTCTGTGTCTGCTCAAGAGCCTCTGTCATATCCATGGGCACCTTATATTTCATACCGCCTGTTTCCATGTAATAGTAGCCGCCTGTATAGAAGGTTCTCTGCTGTACCTGCTGTCCCAGGAAGGACGTATTCATATCCATCAGATATTCCGGATTTGTTCCCGAGAGCCCCCTCATCTTGAGAGTTCCTTCCATCGTTCCGTCCATGGCAATCCCCTGCGCAGATACAGAGTAATTCATCCTGATGGTGCTGTCCAGGCTGTCGCTCATCCCCTGCGTAAGAGCATCCTCAATCCGGCTCATGACATTCTGGGGCTCGGCACCATCGCTCGGAGCTGTCTGACCCTGAGAAATCTGATCTTCCCCCGTCTGTTCTCCTGCGGCCTGCCCCTCCGGCTGCTGGGATGTCACGGCTGCCGGCTGTGTCTGAACCTGTCCTCTCTGTACCCAGCATCCGTTTTTGTCTACCCGGTAGCCTTCCGCGATCGTATCTTCAGCCATATAGCCATTTGAATAGAAATAATAGCACTCCGCCGTTCCATCACCATTTCCATCCAGCCATCGCCAGCCGTCCCGCGCATAGCTTCCGTCGTCCTCCTGCCACCGCCAGCCTCCATTGTCCTGTTTCCACTCCCCCGCATATACGGCAGACGACAGCAGGACGGAAAAAGCAGCTGCCGCAAGCATCATTTTTACTGCCCGTTTCATACATCCATCTCCTTTTTTTGCATCGGTCGTCAGTTTCCGTGCCAAGAATTCTGGTATAGATGTATTATACTCCTTTCATTTCTAAATATATAGTATTTTGTTGTATTTTTTCTGTATTCTAATTCTTGTTCTGTTTTTTATTCTTATATTCAGGCACCTGTTCTTATTACGTTTTGTTTTCCGTCTATATCAAAACAGAAGAAAGAGGCCGCTTTTCCGGTTTCTGTTCCGGAAAAACGGCCCCTCTCACGTTTGCCACACTGTGCCTTTTAACCTTTTAACCTTTTATCCCATTCCATCTACTGTCGCATTTCCGGCCTGACCCCCGGCTGGAACAGGTGCTGTTCCTTACTGCATAGCGCCGGAAGCATCCAGATAGCGGCCATTCGGCGCTGTACGGTTTGCCCACATGGCTCCGCTGTCGTCAAAATAGTAGGTCTTTCCGTCTATGGTCTGGTAGCCTGTCATCATAGCTCCCCTTGTTCCGTCGGAAACAGGATTTAAGTAGTACCATACGCCGTTAATCTGCTGCCAGCCGGTCTTCATGGCTCCCCTTGTTCCGTCAGAAACAGGATTCAGATAGAACCAGCGGTTGTCGATGAACTGCCAGTCTGTCTGCATGTAGCCGTTCCTGTTGAAGTGGAACCAGTTGTTGTCCACAAACAGCCATGCATTTACGACTGAGCTGCCATCCGCATTCCTGTACCACCATCCGTTTGCGTCCTGGATCCAGCCGGCACCTGAGCCGCCGCTGATAGTATAAACCTCACTGGAATCAATATCAATATTGTCTGACTCTACCCACTCGCTCTTTTCGTCATCGCTGGT is part of the Clostridium sp. M62/1 genome and harbors:
- a CDS encoding aldo/keto reductase is translated as MKYRKIGKTGAEVSALGFGAMRLPVREGKVDEAEAIKMIRAGIDGGINYVDTAYRYHEGVSETVVGMALQDGYREKVWLADKSPVWLLEKEGDFERILDEQIEKLKTDHIDFYLLHALNRSRFEEKVKKFHLVERMLEAKKAGKIRFLGFSFHDSLDVFEEILNYTEQWDFCQIQYNYINLDHQAGMKGLKMAADRGLGVVVMEPLLGGKLANLSSHVAECLPEGKTAVESAFSFLWDQPEVSLLLSGMSTMEQVQENLRLADLAAVGMLSREDREALLKTKEVFDRMALVNCTACRYCMPCPFGLDIPKTLAAWNMTAVDEDEADKFYGELEVKADSCRACGHCEKECPQRISVSQVMKQIAGYFKEKQGA
- a CDS encoding DUF3783 domain-containing protein; this translates as MRETVLLYNFKDAERLMKIRQALMPLGFRLKAVAKEDYLKPVGFLAGLKDIEDNGMVYEGEEFEDEMLLMAGFTSARIDTLILALRKKGAGRINYKAVLTETNKNWDSVSLFKEIKREHEYMTGEGKQ